One Tumebacillus sp. BK434 genomic window carries:
- the mtrB gene encoding trp RNA-binding attenuation protein MtrB — protein sequence MSNEYFVIKAQDNGVQVIGLTRGQDTRFHHAEKLDKGEVMIAEFTEHTSAVKVRGRATIWTKFGKIEAGETDSE from the coding sequence ATGTCTAACGAGTATTTCGTGATTAAAGCCCAAGACAATGGCGTGCAGGTCATCGGCTTGACGCGCGGTCAGGATACGAGATTTCACCATGCGGAGAAACTGGACAAAGGTGAAGTGATGATCGCGGAGTTTACCGAACATACATCGGCTGTGAAAGTGCGCGGACGTGCGACGATCTGGACGAAATTCGGCAAAATTGAAGCGGGCGAGACCGATTCCGAATAG
- a CDS encoding kelch repeat-containing protein, translating to MDAVGYALAAAVKVRGGIVEAKSPHTFAVQGLRGFALNGKGYACGGTDTSTAYQRVFIYDPTLNVWGEVASMPGLRAYGVTFSIGTKGYWTGGQGNDSSLFEYDPAANTWSLKSQITTGRQNAAGFSLGDKGYVCGGNINGPSTTNKVEMYDSTTNTWSTKASMPDARVYATGFSLSGKGYIAGGADSSLSIRNTLYEYDSATNTWATKAAMLDSKNSPAGFAIGSTGYVAGGDQINTIDAYDPVTNKWSRQGYLEQRRHQSATFAIGNSAWIVGGYSQTQQVITNVNTQFTAPYTEGLDNLIGWLAAI from the coding sequence ATGGACGCGGTCGGATATGCGCTGGCAGCAGCTGTGAAAGTGAGGGGGGGTATCGTCGAGGCGAAATCACCTCATACGTTTGCAGTGCAAGGCTTGAGGGGTTTTGCTCTTAATGGCAAAGGATACGCTTGCGGCGGAACTGACACATCAACTGCCTATCAGAGAGTCTTCATCTACGATCCCACTTTAAACGTATGGGGGGAGGTTGCTTCGATGCCTGGACTTAGGGCATATGGTGTAACGTTCTCGATCGGGACGAAAGGCTATTGGACGGGAGGGCAAGGAAATGATTCAAGCTTGTTCGAGTACGACCCTGCCGCCAACACGTGGTCATTGAAATCTCAAATAACTACAGGTAGGCAAAATGCTGCTGGATTCTCCTTAGGCGACAAGGGCTATGTCTGTGGCGGAAACATTAACGGTCCTAGCACCACGAATAAGGTCGAGATGTACGATTCCACAACAAACACATGGTCCACGAAAGCATCAATGCCAGATGCTAGGGTTTACGCAACGGGGTTTTCGTTAAGCGGAAAGGGGTACATCGCCGGGGGGGCTGATTCATCTTTATCGATCCGCAACACCCTTTACGAGTACGACTCAGCAACCAACACTTGGGCCACGAAGGCCGCGATGCTTGATTCCAAGAACAGCCCTGCCGGTTTCGCTATCGGTAGTACCGGATATGTTGCGGGGGGCGACCAAATAAATACCATCGATGCATATGATCCAGTGACTAACAAATGGTCAAGGCAGGGATACCTAGAGCAAAGAAGGCACCAAAGTGCGACTTTCGCAATCGGAAACAGCGCTTGGATCGTTGGAGGCTATTCTCAGACCCAGCAGGTGATCACAAACGTAAACACTCAATTTACAGCACCTTACACAGAAGGACTGGACAACCTTATCGGTTGGCTTGCCGCAATATAA